The Anaerolineae bacterium genome includes a region encoding these proteins:
- a CDS encoding sugar phosphate isomerase/epimerase yields the protein MSMPALTFSSGSLYLYSLDRCFALAAVHGFDGVEVLIDERYDTRQPENLQRLIDAYGLPIRSLHAPFIGHVLPGWPADPVESIRQTVRLAEVIGAAHVVIHLPDRVGYIMVIGGGRRTLLPWLPASRPLRDWIASGGLACFQAETDVRICVENLPAKSPTLQRLLPGFDQRRLTWWNTLEDWPRVHPYLTLDTTHWATHGVAPLEAYRAADGRVRHIHLSNYRAGAQHLPPQAGELDLGGFLAHLAKTGFDGQIVLELNPKTLEADDPSRVEAVLAQAAAFCRAALAKG from the coding sequence ATGAGCATGCCCGCGCTGACCTTTTCCAGCGGCTCGCTGTATCTCTACAGCCTGGATCGCTGCTTTGCGCTGGCGGCAGTGCACGGCTTTGACGGCGTTGAAGTGCTGATCGACGAGCGCTACGACACACGCCAGCCAGAAAATCTGCAGCGGCTGATTGATGCCTACGGTCTGCCTATCCGCAGCCTGCATGCGCCATTCATCGGGCACGTCCTCCCCGGCTGGCCGGCTGACCCGGTTGAGTCTATCCGGCAGACGGTGCGCCTGGCGGAGGTGATCGGCGCGGCGCATGTCGTGATCCATCTGCCTGATCGCGTGGGTTACATCATGGTGATCGGCGGCGGGCGGCGGACATTGCTGCCCTGGCTCCCGGCCAGCCGACCGCTCCGGGACTGGATAGCCAGCGGCGGCCTGGCCTGCTTTCAGGCGGAAACGGATGTCCGCATTTGCGTGGAAAATCTGCCAGCCAAAAGCCCCACCCTGCAGCGCCTGCTGCCCGGCTTTGATCAGCGCCGCCTGACGTGGTGGAACACGCTGGAAGACTGGCCGCGTGTGCATCCCTACCTGACGCTGGATACCACGCACTGGGCCACACATGGTGTGGCTCCGCTGGAAGCGTACCGCGCCGCCGACGGGCGCGTCCGCCACATCCATCTGAGCAACTACCGTGCTGGCGCGCAGCACCTGCCGCCGCAGGCGGGTGAGCTGGACCTGGGCGGATTTCTGGCTCACCTGGCCAAGACAGGCTTTGACGGCCAGATCGTGCTGGAACTGAACCCGAAGACGCTAGAAGCCGATGATCCGAGCCGCGTCGAGGCTGTACTGGCTCAGGCGGCGGCCTTTTGCCGGGCGGCGCTGGCTAAGGGGTGA
- a CDS encoding RluA family pseudouridine synthase: MTLNDFIEAEEPDYEFVAEAIGERLDRLIAEQVPDLSRTRIQTLIKEGRVTVNSGPSKPAYRIEGGERIAIFLPPAVTSAVLPEPIPLDVLYEDADLIAINKPAGMVVHPAYGHDSGTLVNAVLYRWPELREVGDEYRAGIVHRLDKDTSGVIVIARTPRAHRALAEQFAARSIEKKYLALVEGLPDSASGRIEAPIGRDPQQRKRMAAVRGGREAVTEFRVLEYYAEHALLEVHIHTGRTHQIRVHLAFIGHPVVGDTVYGYRKQRIKLQRHFLHAAEMTVRSPSTGQPLTFRAPLPADLQDILDNLPR; this comes from the coding sequence ATGACGCTAAACGACTTCATCGAAGCCGAAGAGCCGGATTACGAATTCGTGGCGGAAGCCATCGGCGAGCGGCTCGACCGCCTGATCGCCGAGCAAGTGCCCGATCTTTCCCGCACGCGCATCCAGACCCTGATCAAAGAGGGCCGGGTGACGGTCAACAGCGGGCCGAGCAAGCCTGCTTACCGCATCGAGGGTGGCGAGCGAATCGCCATCTTTTTGCCCCCGGCGGTGACCAGCGCTGTGCTGCCGGAGCCGATCCCGCTTGACGTACTCTACGAAGACGCTGACCTGATCGCGATCAACAAGCCAGCCGGTATGGTCGTTCACCCTGCCTACGGCCACGACTCCGGCACGCTGGTCAACGCCGTGCTGTACCGCTGGCCGGAACTGCGCGAGGTCGGCGATGAGTACCGCGCCGGGATTGTCCACCGCCTGGACAAAGACACTTCCGGCGTGATTGTGATCGCCCGCACGCCCCGCGCCCACCGCGCCCTGGCCGAGCAGTTCGCAGCGCGCTCCATCGAGAAGAAATACCTGGCCCTGGTCGAAGGGTTGCCGGATAGCGCCAGCGGGCGGATCGAAGCACCCATCGGACGTGACCCGCAGCAGCGCAAACGGATGGCCGCCGTCCGTGGTGGTCGCGAGGCTGTGACCGAGTTCCGGGTACTGGAATATTACGCTGAGCACGCCTTACTGGAAGTACACATCCACACCGGGCGGACGCACCAGATTCGCGTTCACCTGGCTTTTATTGGCCATCCGGTGGTCGGTGATACCGTCTATGGTTACCGCAAGCAACGGATCAAGCTCCAGCGGCACTTCCTGCACGCGGCGGAGATGACCGTCCGCTCGCCCTCTACCGGCCAGCCGCTAACCTTCCGCGCGCCGCTGCCTGCTGACCTGCAAGACATCCTGGACAACCTTCCACGCTAG
- a CDS encoding methyltransferase domain-containing protein, producing MTDEFATVFDWNDPALMTVFDEAPLWSAIFGQVLLERVPLAPGLTVLDLACGAGFPLLDLAQRLGQACHAYGLDSWLNGLRRSRFKQVALGLKHVALIGGDGAAMPFAPATFDLIVSNLGINNFADVRGVLRECTRVLRPGGRLALTTNLRGHMSEFYTVYADVLQEAGRADLLPALEAHTAGRTTVAAACALLEEAGLGVTDIYEQTFSLRYVNGSALLRHSFIRMAFLEGWREFLPPEEAVAILRRLEAALNRLAAREGELRLTIPLAYLESVKR from the coding sequence ATGACCGACGAATTCGCTACCGTTTTTGACTGGAATGACCCGGCTCTGATGACCGTCTTCGATGAAGCGCCGTTGTGGTCGGCCATCTTTGGGCAGGTGCTGCTGGAGCGCGTCCCGCTGGCCCCTGGCCTGACCGTTCTCGATCTGGCCTGCGGCGCGGGCTTCCCGCTGCTGGACCTGGCCCAGCGCCTGGGGCAGGCTTGCCACGCCTACGGGCTGGACAGCTGGCTGAACGGCCTGCGGCGCTCCCGCTTCAAGCAGGTCGCCCTGGGCCTCAAGCATGTGGCGCTGATCGGCGGAGATGGCGCAGCCATGCCTTTCGCCCCCGCCACATTCGACCTGATCGTTTCCAACTTGGGGATCAATAACTTTGCTGACGTGCGCGGCGTGTTGCGAGAATGCACCCGTGTCCTGCGACCGGGCGGGCGGCTGGCCCTGACCACCAATCTGCGCGGGCACATGAGCGAGTTCTACACGGTGTATGCGGACGTGTTACAGGAAGCCGGACGCGCTGATCTGCTGCCCGCCCTGGAGGCGCACACCGCGGGCCGGACGACGGTCGCTGCTGCCTGCGCCCTGCTGGAAGAAGCGGGACTGGGCGTGACCGATATTTACGAGCAGACGTTCAGCCTGCGTTATGTCAATGGCAGCGCCCTGCTGCGCCACAGTTTCATCCGCATGGCCTTTCTGGAGGGCTGGCGAGAGTTTTTGCCGCCGGAGGAAGCCGTGGCGATCCTGCGGCGGCTGGAAGCGGCGCTCAACCGCCTGGCCGCCCGCGAGGGTGAGTTGCGGCTGACCATCCCGCTGGCCTATCTGGAGAGTGTCAAAAGGTAA